The Methanobrevibacter millerae genome includes the window GTATATGGTTTGACAGAAGCAGCTCCAGGTTTTACACAAACCAACGCATCAGATTCATTTGAGAAAAAGATTAATACTGTAGGAAGAAAATTCCCAAATATCGAAGTTAAGATTGTGGATCCTGAAACCGGTGAAGAGTTAGGTCCCGGCGAAACTGGAGAAATCATGTGCAGAGGTTTCAATGTAATGAAAGGATATTACAATATGCCTGAAAAAACTGCAGAAACCATTGAACCCGACGGATGGCTTCACTCAGGAGATTTGGCTACAGTTGATGAAGAGGGATATTACTCCATTGTTGGTCGTATCAAGGATATGATTATCAGAGGTGGAGAAAATATTTATCCAAGAGAAATAGAGGAATTCCTATTTACTCATGACTGTGTTCAGGATGTTCAGGTCGCAGGTATTCCTGATGAGAAATACGGTGAAATCGTTGGTGCATTCATCATAAAAGAAGAAGGATTTGATGATGTAACTGAAGCGGACATTCGTGATTTCTGTATTGGAAGCATTGCAAGATATAAAGTACCTAAATATGTCTTCTTTGTAGAAGAATTCCCATTAACCACAAGTGGTAAGATTCAAAAGTACAAATTAGGAGATTTAGGTTTAAAACTTCTTGACGGAAGAAAAGCAAAAGGGGAATTATAATTCCCTCATTTTTTTTAAAAAGTGATGGTTAATTCATGAATTGATTAGTCATTGACTGCCTTCATGAATCTTTTTTTGATGACTTCGGGTGTTAGGTCGATTATAGGTGCTTCTGAATTACCTGGCTTGCAGTTGAATACTATAAAATGACATTCATCATCTTTTATCAATCTTTTTAAGCCAATTCCATAAAAATCATGGCTTTTCAAACCTACACTATCAGCAATTTCTTCTAAATCAAGGTCTTTAGCATAGGTTTCCTGATTTCCTGTTGAGCCGTATGCGCCATTGTTTATTACAATCCATGTCAGATTTCTTGGTTTGCATGCATTGACCGTAACAAGTGATCCCATATTCATGAGCAATGCACCGTCGCCGTCAATTACAACAACATCTTTATCAGGTTTTGATAGTGCTAAGCCCAGTCCTATTGATGATGCAAGTCCCATTGATCCAATCATATAGAAGTTTTCAGCCCTGTCTTTGATGTCATATAGTTCTCTTGATGGAAATCCTATATTGCAGATGATCAGTTCATCATTTATTGAATCCATTATCTTTAAAATAGCATCTCTTCTTTTCATGTTATCACCAATATTTAATTTCTAATAGTATTGAAACGGGCTTTCCTTCCTCTTCGGATAACTCCCATGAGTTTCTCATGTCTTCATATGCCCCTTCAGGGTTTCCTGGAGTAAAAAAGTTGAAATTCATAGCTTCCAAAATCAAAGGGGTTGATTGTCCCATCGGAACTTGGCCGCATATGTTTTCCCCTTCTGTTCCTCTGTGGCTTATTATCATCAAAAGAGGAAATCCATATAGTTCAGTCAGTGATTTTAATGCATTTATTGAGTTTCCAAGTCCTGAATTCTGCATTAGTATAGCTGTTCTTTTTCCTCCCATATATGCTCCGGCACATAGTCCGATTCCCTCTTCCTCTCTTGTAACTGGTATGTGAATTATTTCATCATCTTCATCTATCATATTTAATAGTTTGGACAAGTTGACACAAGGAACGCTTACAATAAAGTCTATTCCGGCATCTTTTAATCCGTTGTAAATAGCTTCTGTACTATCCATATAATCATCTTTTTATTTCTTTAATTTTGTTCAGTACAAATCTGTACATTTTATTTCTTAATTAATGTTTAATGGTAAGATATATATTAAATTATTTACTTATTAATATTCATGTTTGATAAACTACCAATTTCTTCAAAAACAGAAAAAATTTTAACTAAATCTTTGGATGAGCCAATTTCTGTTGAAGAAGGAAATCATTTGATGAATATTAAAGGGCCGGATTTATATCCGTTAATCGCAACTGCAGATTATTTGAGGAGCAAAATAGTTGGTGACGATGTTACGTTTATTAATAACTGTAATATTAACTTCACTAACATCTGTACGGTTAGATGCGGATTTTGTGCATTTGGTAAGGATGCTGATGACCCTGATGCATATATTTTAAACGATGAGCAGATTTTGGCTAAGGCTCAGGGCGCTGTTGAAAAGGGTGCTCATGAATTCTGTGTAATGGGAGGTGTACTTCCCGATGCTGACATTGAATATTATGAACATTTGCTTCATTTGCTTAAAGGAGAATATCCTGATGTCATGATTCATGGATTTTCACCTACTATGATTAGGGATGCTGCTGTTTTATCTGGTATGGATATGGCTGAAGCCTGTGAGAGATTAAAATCTGCGGGACTTGATACTTTGCCAGGTACTGCAGCAGAAATATTGACTGACAGATCACGTGAAATAATATGTCCTGAAAAGGTCAGCGTTAAGGAATGGATTGATACAGTCAGAACTGCCCATGAAGTCGGTATTCCAGGTTCCGCTACAATCATGTATGGGCATGTTGAAACATTGGAAGAGCGTGTAGAGCACATTGACGTTATTCGTCAATTGCAGGAAGAAACCCACGGATTTACGGAATTTATTCCAATGACTTTTATGCATGAGTACTCTCCGATATTTTTGGAAGGTCAAAGAAACCTTGGAGCAAGCGGTACAGAGGACTTGAAGTTATATGCAGTATCCAGATTAATGTTGAGGGATTTGATTCCTAACATTCAGGTATCATGGGTAAAAATGGGTTTCAGATTTGCTCAAGTTGTTCTCACAGCAGGTGCTAATGATTTGGGAGGAACTTTGGGTGGAGATGAACTTTCTGAAGCATCAGGTGCTCCTGATGGAGTTGAAGCATCTATTGAAACTTTGGACAGTATGGTTAAAAATCTCGGAAGAAACCCTATTGAGAGAAACTCCAAGTATACAGAATTTTATCCGATTGAATATCAAACTAAATTAGAAATGCCTTCAAAATAAAGTAGTTTATCACTAAGATGTATTAATATACATAGTCAAAGATTTAATTTACAGTGACATAACATGAAATTTATCGTAATTGATGGACTTGATGGGTCTGGAAAGGATACACAAATTAATTTGCTGGCACAAACATTTAAAAAGCAGGGGAAAAACGTAGTAGTTCGTTCACACCCCTGTGATGACAATAGATATGGCCGTAAATCCAAGGCTGCTTTATTAAAGACAGGTAAAATCAATCATTTGCTTGCTACAGTTTATTTTGGTTTGGATGCAATTAGATCTGTGAGAAAATACTCTCATGATGGGAGCATTGATGTTTTAATTTTTTCAAGATACATTTTGGCAGTTATGTATCTTCCGGATGTGGTGAATGTAATTGTTTATAAGATTGTTTGCTTTGCACTTCCTACATCTGAATATATGTTTTTTTTAGATGTATCTCCTGAAGAATCTTTAAGAAGGATTGGTTCACGTAATGAGGATACTGAAATGTTTGAAAATAAGGAATCACTTATTAAAGCCAGAAACAAATCCAGAAAGTTTACTTACAACTGGAATGTTGTTGACGGCGATAGATCAGTTGAGGAGATAAGCAATGAAATCATTTCCAAATGTTTGGGTTGAAACTTGATATCATTATTTTTTTAATACTTTAAACACAACTTATAAATAGAATAAAAATATAATATAATCCTATGAGTGAAAAGTTGATTGAGCATTTTGAAAAAGAGAAAAACTATGATGAGGTAATAAAAATAATTGATGAACTTATTTTGGAAGACCCTGAAAAAGCCTCATCTCTACTTTTTAGAAAAGCTGAAGCGTTAGTTGGGCTTGAAAAATACCAACAGGCCATTACCACATTAAAAGTATATGCAAAAGATTGTCCAAATAATGAAAAAATCAAATCCTATGTTCTCATTGCATCATGTTATATGAACCTTGACAATGATGAAAAGGCAGAGGAGTATCTAGTTAAGATTTTGGAAATCGATCCGGAAAATGATATAATATTAAAGCAGCTATCTTACATGGCATATATCAATCAGGATTTTGAAAGATGCTGCTATTTGATTAAGATACTGATTAAAATTGATAAGGCAGACATTGAAGACTATACAAATTTAATTTTCTGCTGTATTCAGCTTGACATGATAGATGATGCACTGAAATATGCTGAAAAGGTGATAGAGCTTGACCCGACAAACCTTGATGTTTTTGCAACATTGACTATAGTCTATGAAAATATGGATGATGAGGAAAAGCTGAAGGAAGTCTGTCAGAGAATCATAAATTTAAAGGATGACGGAACACTTCAAATCATACTTTTGAAGGCGCAGGCATATTTGGAACTTGGAAAAAAAGAAGAAGCATTCGAATTTGTCAATAAAGCTATTAAGTTAAATCCCTATGATCCCTTCCCGTATCTGATGAAAGGATTATTATACAATAACCTGGGCATGTCTGATGAGGCTGAAGAGTGTTTCAATGAAGCATTCCGTCTTAATCCAGAAATATTGGAAAGTATTGAAAAATTAAGTTAATTTTAGGTTTGATTTAAATCTGCCTAAATCTATTTTTTTATCAAAAACCCAGTTTTAATATACTCTATGCCAAAAGCATAATAATGCTCATGAGATTTGGAAATCATATTTTTCTGGGTCAGTAATGCGATTGCAGTTTGAAACATTGCATAATATACATGACAAACAGTCTGACAACAATATTTAAAACTGTTAATAAATAATTTGCAACAATTGCAACCGTTGCTGCTTGTTTCCCATCAAAGAAAAATCCTTGAAAAAATTCAATGCAATTTCAGTTGATAATTAGCTAAAAAATACCTTTGAGAAAATTAAAAAAATACTACAAAAATAGCTTCTGAGTAATACTTAGATAAGATTAAATTTTATATTTAATCTTATAAAATTTCTTTAATCCCGTTATCGGTAATAATCATCAATGAATTGAGATTTTCTAACATTAATGAAGCTATGGGGTGTGTTTGAATGTCTTTATTCATTAAAATTAATTCTTTATCTACAATATCAACCCAGTTAACGTTATAGATAACTACTCCATTAACTATCAATCCCAAATATTCGGGAACAAATCTATTTTCATTCATTTCTTCAAAAAACTGATTTTCACGTAAAATTTCTCTTAGTACATTATCCATTATTAATCATCTCTTTCATAAACAAATTTAGGCACTGCCTCTTTAAATGGGTCAAAAGTTTCTCTGTTCTTAACTTCCATACATTTCATGCTGACTTTTGAGTGAAGTGATGAAGGAAGCCTCAAAATTCTTTTCAAATCTATGGAAACCTTGGCATCAATGGTTGCCAAGTTAACGCGAGCCATAGCCTCAACTAAATTTTTATATCTTCTAGGGCCTATGTCTCTTTTGAAATAACCCCATTCATCATTATCCAAGTGATGTCTTGCCTTAAGAATATCTTTCATCAGTTTTGGATTAATTCCATCAAGCTCTTCAGCACCTGTCAGATGCTGAACATTGTATTTCATTTTATCAGTGAATATTTTGGAATATCCTATGGGGATTGAGAAATGCTCAAAATTGAATGCCTTATTTGAAATATCTGTATTGATGAACTGTGATTTTGGCACTTCAGCGCCTGCGGTATACTTTAATACTTCTGATCTAAGTTCACTGTTTGCAAGCATCATCTCTTCATCTAAAATTCTGATGTGATATCCTCTGCCGGAATAGATTAAATGGATGTTGTCAAGACCTAAATCTCCCTCTAATGTATCTATTAATGAGTTTACGATTTCCAGGGCTTCACCTAAACAGATTTCACATACTCCGTCACAGTTGCATGATCTGATTGGAATATCTTTCGCATCAACATCGAAAATATATTCTGCTTTCTGCCAATCTTGTCTTCTTTTAGGGTTATTATAAAAAGCTACTGAAATATATGCTGCAAACGGTGCTTTATATCTAAGGAATTTTCTTAAAGACTCTGTTCCCCTAAAAGTTTTGTATCTGTCATTAGGACCATTTCCATTATGGTCAAAACCAAACTCTCTTTTTTTGATTCCATCTCTAATGAATTCAGGAAGGTCTTTTTCACTCCATTCCTCACGATAATATTGGCGTCGTTCTTTCATGGTAGCTTTTGAAAACATAATATGAATTATTTCAATTAAAGTATTTATTATTTCTTGAAGTGTGTTTTTAGAAATTATTTATATAAGAAATTTATTAAATATATAATTATTAAGTTAATGAAGGTAAGGAATTTTTATTTATTTTATGTCTAATATTGTTTATTGTTTCTATTTCTTCAGTATCTGCAAGTGCTGATTTAAATCAAACAATAAGCGATGAAAGTACGGACACAGTGGGTGCATCTTATAGTGATGGAAGTATTCTGTCAGATTCAAATGATTTTGGGTTTGGCAATATTACTCCTGATATAATTAAGAACATTACTGCAGATGTCATTGATTTGAATGTTCCTGATGTCACAAAGTATTATGGTGGTTCTGAAAATCTTGAAATTTCATTTAAATTATTTAACCAGACAATGAAAAATGCTTCTCTTAAAATAACTCTTAATGGTGTGGATTATTATAAAACTACAAATGATGAGGGAAAAACTTCCTTAGCTCTTAATCTGGATTCAGGCGTCTATGATGCTCGTGTTTCATATATGTATATTTTAACTCAAAAAGCTAAAGTAACAATCAATCCAACTGTCGAGGGAAAAGATTTGATTAAGATGTATGGAAATGCATCAAAATACTATGCAAAATTCATTGATTCTCAAGGTCAAATCTTAAAAAATACTGATGTCAAATTCAATATAAACGGTGTTCAATATACAAGAAAAACTAATGGGTCAGGTATTGCAGGTTTAAACATTAATTTAAATCATGGTGAATATATTATAACAGCCACTAATCCTGTAACAGGGGAAATGCATTCAAATAATATTTTCATATCAGTATCTATTGTGGAAAATAATGATTTAACCAAATATTACAGGAATGCATCACAGTATTCCGTAAGGCTTATGGATGATAATGGAAATCCTGTTGGAAAAGGGGTTTCAGCATTATTCAATATTAACGGTGTATTTTATAATAGAACCAGTGATGAAAATGGTTATGTAAAATTAAACATCAATTTAAGACCTGGAGATTATATCATAACTGCTGAATATAATGGATATAAGGTTTCTAACAACATTAAAGTTTTACCTGTTCTTGTCGGGTCTGATTTAACTAAACAAGTCTTTGATTTAACACCATTTTCCGTTAAATTGGTTGATGGTCAAGGTTTTCCTTTAATTGGTAAGGTAATAACATTAAATATCAATGGTGTCATGTATAATCGTACCACTGACCTTTTAGGTTATGCCAGATTGAACATTAACCTATGGCCTGGCCAATACATTGTCACTTCAATGTATGCTGAAAATGGCGCAATCACTTCAAATAAAGTAAC containing:
- the comE gene encoding sulfopyruvate decarboxylase subunit beta, coding for MKRRDAILKIMDSINDELIICNIGFPSRELYDIKDRAENFYMIGSMGLASSIGLGLALSKPDKDVVVIDGDGALLMNMGSLVTVNACKPRNLTWIVINNGAYGSTGNQETYAKDLDLEEIADSVGLKSHDFYGIGLKRLIKDDECHFIVFNCKPGNSEAPIIDLTPEVIKKRFMKAVND
- the comD gene encoding sulfopyruvate decarboxylase subunit alpha encodes the protein MDSTEAIYNGLKDAGIDFIVSVPCVNLSKLLNMIDEDDEIIHIPVTREEEGIGLCAGAYMGGKRTAILMQNSGLGNSINALKSLTELYGFPLLMIISHRGTEGENICGQVPMGQSTPLILEAMNFNFFTPGNPEGAYEDMRNSWELSEEEGKPVSILLEIKYW
- the cofH gene encoding 5-amino-6-(D-ribitylamino)uracil--L-tyrosine 4-hydroxyphenyl transferase CofH yields the protein MFDKLPISSKTEKILTKSLDEPISVEEGNHLMNIKGPDLYPLIATADYLRSKIVGDDVTFINNCNINFTNICTVRCGFCAFGKDADDPDAYILNDEQILAKAQGAVEKGAHEFCVMGGVLPDADIEYYEHLLHLLKGEYPDVMIHGFSPTMIRDAAVLSGMDMAEACERLKSAGLDTLPGTAAEILTDRSREIICPEKVSVKEWIDTVRTAHEVGIPGSATIMYGHVETLEERVEHIDVIRQLQEETHGFTEFIPMTFMHEYSPIFLEGQRNLGASGTEDLKLYAVSRLMLRDLIPNIQVSWVKMGFRFAQVVLTAGANDLGGTLGGDELSEASGAPDGVEASIETLDSMVKNLGRNPIERNSKYTEFYPIEYQTKLEMPSK
- a CDS encoding thymidylate kinase, translating into MKFIVIDGLDGSGKDTQINLLAQTFKKQGKNVVVRSHPCDDNRYGRKSKAALLKTGKINHLLATVYFGLDAIRSVRKYSHDGSIDVLIFSRYILAVMYLPDVVNVIVYKIVCFALPTSEYMFFLDVSPEESLRRIGSRNEDTEMFENKESLIKARNKSRKFTYNWNVVDGDRSVEEISNEIISKCLG
- a CDS encoding lipopolysaccharide assembly protein LapB, whose amino-acid sequence is MSEKLIEHFEKEKNYDEVIKIIDELILEDPEKASSLLFRKAEALVGLEKYQQAITTLKVYAKDCPNNEKIKSYVLIASCYMNLDNDEKAEEYLVKILEIDPENDIILKQLSYMAYINQDFERCCYLIKILIKIDKADIEDYTNLIFCCIQLDMIDDALKYAEKVIELDPTNLDVFATLTIVYENMDDEEKLKEVCQRIINLKDDGTLQIILLKAQAYLELGKKEEAFEFVNKAIKLNPYDPFPYLMKGLLYNNLGMSDEAEECFNEAFRLNPEILESIEKLS
- the priS gene encoding DNA primase catalytic subunit PriS, with translation MFSKATMKERRQYYREEWSEKDLPEFIRDGIKKREFGFDHNGNGPNDRYKTFRGTESLRKFLRYKAPFAAYISVAFYNNPKRRQDWQKAEYIFDVDAKDIPIRSCNCDGVCEICLGEALEIVNSLIDTLEGDLGLDNIHLIYSGRGYHIRILDEEMMLANSELRSEVLKYTAGAEVPKSQFINTDISNKAFNFEHFSIPIGYSKIFTDKMKYNVQHLTGAEELDGINPKLMKDILKARHHLDNDEWGYFKRDIGPRRYKNLVEAMARVNLATIDAKVSIDLKRILRLPSSLHSKVSMKCMEVKNRETFDPFKEAVPKFVYERDD
- a CDS encoding carboxypeptidase-like regulatory domain-containing protein — encoded protein: MFIVSISSVSASADLNQTISDESTDTVGASYSDGSILSDSNDFGFGNITPDIIKNITADVIDLNVPDVTKYYGGSENLEISFKLFNQTMKNASLKITLNGVDYYKTTNDEGKTSLALNLDSGVYDARVSYMYILTQKAKVTINPTVEGKDLIKMYGNASKYYAKFIDSQGQILKNTDVKFNINGVQYTRKTNGSGIAGLNINLNHGEYIITATNPVTGEMHSNNIFISVSIVENNDLTKYYRNASQYSVRLMDDNGNPVGKGVSALFNINGVFYNRTSDENGYVKLNINLRPGDYIITAEYNGYKVSNNIKVLPVLVGSDLTKQVFDLTPFSVKLVDGQGFPLIGKVITLNINGVMYNRTTDLLGYARLNINLWPGQYIVTSMYAENGAITSNKVTITSIFG